Proteins encoded by one window of Lathyrus oleraceus cultivar Zhongwan6 chromosome 1, CAAS_Psat_ZW6_1.0, whole genome shotgun sequence:
- the LOC127127225 gene encoding fructose-1,6-bisphosphatase, cytosolic, protein MDHIADAQRTDLMTITRFVLNEQSKHPESRGDFSILLSHIVLGCKFVCSAVNKAGLAKLIGLAGETNVQGEEQKKLDVLSNDVFIKALKSSGRTCILVSEEDEEAIFVDPSQRGKYCVVFDPLDGSSNIDCGVSIGTIFGIYMMKDNHAPVIEDVLQPGKNMLAAGYCMYGSSCTLVISTGSGVNGFTLDPSLGEFILTHPDIKIPKKGKIYSVNEGNAKNWDGPTAAYVEKCKFPTDGSSAKSLRYIGSMVADVHRTLLYGGVFLYPADKKSPSGKLRVLYEVFPMSFLLEQAGGQSFTGKQRALDLIPTKLHERSPIFLGSYDDIEEIKALYAAEEETKCEGY, encoded by the exons ATGGATCACATCGCCGATGCACAACGCACCGATTTGATGACCATAACCCGTTTCGTTCTCAACGAACAATCAAAGCACCCTGAATCACGCGGCGATTTCAGCATCTTGCTCAGTCACATTGTTCTTGGATGTAAATTCGTTTGTTCCGCTGTTAACAAG GCTGGTCTTGCTAAGCTCATTGGACTTGCTGGAGAGACCAATGTGCAG GGTGAAGAACAGAAGAAGCTGGATGTTCTTTCCAATGATGTATTCATCAAGGCTTTGAAAAGCAGTGGCAGAACA TGCATCTTGGTTTCTGAAGAAGATGAGGAGGCAATATTTGTGGATCCCTCGCAACGTGGAAA GTACTGTGTTGTTTTTGATCCATTGGATGGCTCCTCTAACATTGATTGTGGTGTTTCCATTGGAACT ATTTTTGGGATTTATATGATGAAAGATAACCATGCACCAGTCATAGAAGATGTCCTGCAACCTGGGAAGAACATGTTGGCAGCTGGTTATTGTATGTATGGAAGCTCTTGCACG CTTGTGATAAGCACCGGAAGTGGTGTTAATGGTTTCACCCTTGACCCTTCTCTCGGTGAATTCATCTTAACTCACCCTGACATTAAG ATCCCAAAGAAAGGAAAGATTTATTCAGTGAATGAAGGGAATGCCAAGAACTGGGATGGCCCTACTGCCGC TTATGTGGAGAAATGCAAGTTTCCCACAGATGGTTCATCAGCAAAGTCTCTAAGATATATTGGAAG CATGGTAGCTGATGTTCATCGCACATTGCTTTATGGAGGTGTCTTTTTGTACCCTGCTGACAAAAAGAGTCCAAGTGGAAAACTTCG TGTATTGTATGAAGTCTTCCCAATGTCCTTCTTGTTGGAACAGGCCGGAGGACAGTCTTTCACCGGCAAGCAAAGG GCACTTGATTTAATTCCAACAAAACTTCATGAACGGTCTCCCATATTTCTTGGTAGCTATGACGATATCGAAGAAATCAAAGCTCTATATGCTGCAGAAGAGG AAACAAAATGTGAAGGATATTAA